The following is a genomic window from Adhaeribacter radiodurans.
AGCAGACTTTGGTGTTGTTCTTTGGAGCCTTTTCGAGTCTCCAATTTATTGGTGCTAAATTAATTTGATTGGGCTGAGTTTACCTTGTGGCTGGCTGGTCTCGTTCGGCTCTCTCAAGCGGTTTAGCGAACCTTAGTTCACTGCGTTGCTCCATGCTGCTCCGTACACCAGAACGCTAAAAGGCCCTCCATAGCCAAACTGGTATTAGTGCTTGTAGCTACTGTTTTTCTTCCACATCTTGTATAGTTAACTTTGTTAATATAAGAAGAAGAAAACGGTTTTTAAGGGCGGCTACTAAAAACAATAATTAACGGAATGAAACTTCCTATTCTGCTTTTCCTCTCCGCAAATCCTGATAAATTAGGCTTAATACAGTCTAATACAACCTAAAAAGTAAAACAGTAGTTACAAGCTACTAATACCAGTTTGGCTGTGGAGCACCTGCTAGGCTTCCGGTGCCGCAGGCATTCCGCAGACGAAGTCGAGGAAAGGAAGGCTAGCGAGTGCGAAAGAGCCAAACGAGGCCCGCCGACCATGAGGCAAACTGGTTACTTCTCAATTCGCATCAGCACCGCTGCCTGGAGACTTGAAAAGGCTCCAAAGAAAACTCTAACTAGCAAGCAAAATCCATAATAGCTTTTTGATACGATTTGGTATTATTTCCCCAGCTTAAAATTTAATTCTAATTACAAGATTACAAATATTCTATAAAAAGAAAAACCAGCCCAAAGGAGCTGGTTTTTCTTTTGTAAAAACTTCAAAAATTATTTCTGGGCACTAAGCTGTTCAGCCATTTTAACGGCCTCGTAAGCATTTACAATCCCACCGGTAATAGACAAAGAGCCAAAAGGAACCAGACCCGTTTCTACTTTTTTATCTAAACCAGGTTTTACTACTTCCAGATTAGAGTATTTAAGCGATGATTTCAAAATTATATCCCGCACTTGTACTGCGGTTAGTTCCGGGAAGTATGAAAACAATAAGGCAGCCACCCCGGCCGTAACTGGCGAAGCCATGCTGGTACCACTATGCTCTTGGTAAATTTGATTAGGCCCTAAGGAATAAATATCTACGCCGGGGGCAAATACATCTACCGATTGTTTGCCGTAGTTCGAGAAATTAGCGACAAATTTTTCATTGTTTTCCCAAGCTGTAGCTCCTATTTCCAACCAGTTTTGTAACGTTTGTCCATTTTTCAGGGTACGGGATGGGTAGTTAGTGGCCTGGTCCAGATTTTCGCCGTCATTACCCGCACCATGCACCAATAATACACCTTTGCTTTCGGCGTACTTCATGGCCGCATCTACGGCTTCTTTATTAGAGGTGTAAGATTTACCAAAACTCATGTTAATTACCTGAGCCCCGTTATTTACTGCGTAATAAATAGCATTAGCCACATCTTTGTCCCGCTCATCTCCATTAGGAACAGCCCGCACCACCATAATTTTAACATTATCGGCTACCCCTTTAACTCCTAAGTTGTTGCGTCGGTTAGCGGCTACAATACCGGCCACGTGGGTTCCATGGTCGGCATCCGGACCAATTACATCGTTGTTGCCATAAAATTTATCATTGATATCTTCGTAATTGTCTCCTACAATGGACCGAGGATCAAAATCAGGATTTAAACCAAATTTTAATACATAATCAAAGTGCTCGGCTGCATTTTTAATTTCTGCCACTAAGTTGTTTTCGTAAGCGTACTGTAACAAAGCTTTCGATTTCATTACCCGCATATCCGTGGAGTTAATTGCTTCAACCTGGCTGGGTGTAAAATCGGTTACGCCTAAGTGCTTCTGCACAATAGATTCAGCTTGTTTAAACGTATCATAGAACTTTTGAAAATCGGCGGCCTGCGCTTGCGCTTCTTTTACCTCTTTTTCGTAGTCGGCTTTTATTTTTTGGTACTGGGCGTATTCTTCTTTTTGTTTGCGCTTAATCTTTTTCTTATTTTCAAACTCTTTGCGCAAACGGGCATACTGCCGGGTAACTTCGTAGGTATCGTCTTTTACGTTCTGGCCATTTTTGTTACCTAAAAAACTCCAGCCATTTACATCATCTACGTAGCCATTTTTATCATCATCCACTCCATTACCAGCCACTTCTTTAGGGTTTACCCAAATAATGCCTTGTAAATCTTCGTGTTTAACATCTACGCCTGAATCTATAATGGCAACAACCACTGTGCGGGAAGTACGGTTTTGCAAGTGTTGGTAGGCTTTTTCGGTACTTACCCCTAAAACTTTATCATTCGCAAAATCCAGATTAAACCAATTATTCGGAGCTTTTAAAGCTACTGAATCAGCAACAAAAGATTTTTGGTATTTTTTGCGAAGTTCGCGGTGGCCAGTATCGGCTTGGGCAATTTGGGAAAAGGTTGTAACGGCTATAAAACCGGTTAAAGCAAAATGTTTTAAAGTCATTTAATTGTAAACTTAAGATGGAGAAAAAATAGAAAACATGCCTTTTATGGTTATCTCCTATTAAACTGAAAAAATACTTTTTTAATATACGAAAATGATTAAAATAGATTTACCGCATTTTTAACGGCGGGTACCATTAGTTTCAAGCCATTGATAGCCAATTAGTAAATCGGTACGCGTTCCCGGCGGGCGGTAATAAACGAGTACGTCGTAATTATTACGGGTTTGAAAATGGCTACCTTCAAAATAAACTTCGTTAGCTTTTTGAGGCTGATTAGCCGCTTGCAGCGCAAAGGAATAATTATAATAACCTTGTTTTAACAATATTTTACCAGCGTACTGTTGCGCAGCCGGCACGTAAGTTAATTTATATTCCGGATCTAATTTCCAATCGCTCAATTGGCCAAAGACATAAACATCACCGGGTACCGGATCGGGAGCAGCCAAGGAAAAATTAACCAGTACATAATCCGGATCGCCGGTATTGGTGCTGCCAAACCGCCGGTTTTCGTAAACTATTTTTCCGTTTATATCCACATCCTGCGAATAAACGTCGCGGGAGCGGTTTTTCTCCGGGTAAAGTTTTATTTCAACAGGATTTGCTTCCAAGCTAACGGTTTCTACATTAAAACCCCGACCGCGCAAATTGCGATCATCAAAACCGCGGTATTCTTTTAACCCCGGAAAACTGTTAGTACCATTAAACAAGGTGTATTCTAATCGTTTTTGGGTATCGTGCACGAAAGAGGGCCGCAAATTAGTTTTGGCATTATCCCACCGTCCGTTTTGGCGCAATACTACTTTAATTTCCTGAGATGGATTTACCACCGGGTAGTCGGGGTATAGTATATTAAAATCGATTTGTTGATTAGTGGCGCGTTCCTCCGTTCCTACTGGTAAAACTGATCTGGCGGCGACTGTCACCCTGTTTTCGTAGACCATCATACGGCGGGTAATAATAGGATTACCACTCCGGTCGCTGACTACTACCAGGTAATTACCGGGCAATTTCACGCGGGGTAATTGAAACCGGTAATGGAAATACGGTACTTTGGTATTGTAAGAAGAGAGTGCGTCAGTAATATAAAACTCATTAAACTCATCAATAAACTGAATCTGGGTTAAGCGCGCCTCTGCCCAGTCGATGTTGCAGTAAACAAATTTAACCGTAAACCGTTGCTGGGGGGTATTTAACTGGTCAAACTCCAGCATAACCGGGTCTGTCTGCGTAATAGGAACCACCGGGGCATTAAAAACTTCTTCGGCGTTTCCGGTTTGTACATAGAACTGCACCGACTTTATGGTTGGATCATACACAAAATCCTCGTAGCGGAGTCCAGTAGAGCCGGAATATTCTGATTTACCGGAAGTAGTACCCGAGGTAGCAGTAGTTTGCTCTACAGGAACACAGGAAGTTGCCCAATATAAAGAGCTAAAAAGAACGGAAAATAAAAAAAGTTGGTGTCTATTCATTATTAAGCGTAAAGGTAATAAAACGAATATACACCAACTTCTGGTTTATTTTATCAGAAATTTTTTACTTGATTTTCGAGTTCATCAATTGCCAGCAAGAATTCTTCCCATTGGGTATTTTTAAGTTCCAGTTGCTTTTTAATAGAATCGAACTGCTGGGTAGCTTCCTGTAATTGAGTAGGATTACCGTAAATATTTGGATCAGCGAGTTGTTTTTCCAAATTGGCTTGTTTGGTTTCCAAGTCACTGATTTGATTTTCTACTTCTTTTAACTGCTGGTTTAATTTTTTAAGATCCTGCTGCAAAGCGGCAGTGTTGGCCGATGTAGTTGAAGTTTTAATTGGTTCCGGCTTAGTTGCGGTGGGCTTTTCTATTTTATCTCCCGTTTTCCGGTTGTTCTTATCGCGTTGTTCCTGCCAATATTCGTATTCGTGGTAAGTGCCGGGGTATTGTTTTAGCTGATAATCTTCGATGTACCAAATCTTATTTGCCACATTTTCGACGAAGTAACGGTCGTGGGAAATTACCACAAAAGTACCTTCGTACTGTTCCAAAGCCTGGATCAGAATATTAACCGATTGCATATCCAAGTGGTTGGTAGG
Proteins encoded in this region:
- a CDS encoding S8 family peptidase; protein product: MTLKHFALTGFIAVTTFSQIAQADTGHRELRKKYQKSFVADSVALKAPNNWFNLDFANDKVLGVSTEKAYQHLQNRTSRTVVVAIIDSGVDVKHEDLQGIIWVNPKEVAGNGVDDDKNGYVDDVNGWSFLGNKNGQNVKDDTYEVTRQYARLRKEFENKKKIKRKQKEEYAQYQKIKADYEKEVKEAQAQAADFQKFYDTFKQAESIVQKHLGVTDFTPSQVEAINSTDMRVMKSKALLQYAYENNLVAEIKNAAEHFDYVLKFGLNPDFDPRSIVGDNYEDINDKFYGNNDVIGPDADHGTHVAGIVAANRRNNLGVKGVADNVKIMVVRAVPNGDERDKDVANAIYYAVNNGAQVINMSFGKSYTSNKEAVDAAMKYAESKGVLLVHGAGNDGENLDQATNYPSRTLKNGQTLQNWLEIGATAWENNEKFVANFSNYGKQSVDVFAPGVDIYSLGPNQIYQEHSGTSMASPVTAGVAALLFSYFPELTAVQVRDIILKSSLKYSNLEVVKPGLDKKVETGLVPFGSLSITGGIVNAYEAVKMAEQLSAQK
- a CDS encoding type IX secretion system plug protein, with amino-acid sequence MNRHQLFLFSVLFSSLYWATSCVPVEQTTATSGTTSGKSEYSGSTGLRYEDFVYDPTIKSVQFYVQTGNAEEVFNAPVVPITQTDPVMLEFDQLNTPQQRFTVKFVYCNIDWAEARLTQIQFIDEFNEFYITDALSSYNTKVPYFHYRFQLPRVKLPGNYLVVVSDRSGNPIITRRMMVYENRVTVAARSVLPVGTEERATNQQIDFNILYPDYPVVNPSQEIKVVLRQNGRWDNAKTNLRPSFVHDTQKRLEYTLFNGTNSFPGLKEYRGFDDRNLRGRGFNVETVSLEANPVEIKLYPEKNRSRDVYSQDVDINGKIVYENRRFGSTNTGDPDYVLVNFSLAAPDPVPGDVYVFGQLSDWKLDPEYKLTYVPAAQQYAGKILLKQGYYNYSFALQAANQPQKANEVYFEGSHFQTRNNYDVLVYYRPPGTRTDLLIGYQWLETNGTRR